A genomic stretch from Thermodesulfobacteriota bacterium includes:
- the rpmE gene encoding 50S ribosomal protein L31 has translation MKQNIHPQYKEVVVTCACGATYKTRSTRLENFTVEICSNCHPFYTGKERTAESRGRVERFKKKYKENQAS, from the coding sequence ATGAAGCAGAATATCCATCCACAGTATAAAGAAGTCGTTGTTACCTGTGCCTGCGGTGCAACTTACAAGACCAGGTCAACACGCCTAGAAAATTTTACGGTGGAAATATGCTCTAACTGCCATCCTTTCTACACCGGAAAGGAAAGAACTGCCGAATCCAGGGGCAGGGTGGAAAGATTCAAGAAGAAATACAAAGAAAACCAAGCATCCTAA
- a CDS encoding succinate dehydrogenase/fumarate reductase iron-sulfur subunit has protein sequence MADVILRVFRGDAQGGEEKDYKVPVDEGMVVLDALHYIQANYDGDLAVRWNCKAAKCGSCSAEVNGKPRLTCKTRIDSLPQGEPITVYPMKAFPVVKDLVTDVKWNYQTHKKIPPFTPPKDTDWRMYQEDIDRIQEFRKCIECFLCQNVCHILRNHHKNDAFFGPRFMIKIAELEMHPLDTLDRSAMLRKEAGVGYCNITKCCTEVCPEHIHITDNAIIPLKERVADKYFDPINWLLRKLRSNGNL, from the coding sequence ATGGCCGACGTCATTTTGAGAGTATTTCGTGGGGATGCCCAAGGCGGAGAAGAAAAAGATTATAAGGTGCCCGTGGATGAAGGAATGGTTGTCCTCGACGCCCTCCATTATATACAGGCAAATTATGATGGTGACTTGGCAGTGCGCTGGAACTGTAAGGCGGCTAAGTGTGGTTCTTGCAGTGCCGAAGTGAATGGCAAGCCACGCTTAACCTGCAAGACCAGGATAGATAGCCTTCCGCAGGGAGAGCCTATAACTGTCTATCCGATGAAGGCTTTTCCGGTAGTAAAGGACTTGGTCACGGACGTCAAGTGGAATTACCAGACACACAAGAAGATCCCTCCCTTTACCCCGCCTAAGGATACGGATTGGAGAATGTATCAGGAGGATATAGACCGTATTCAGGAATTCAGGAAGTGTATAGAGTGTTTCCTGTGCCAGAATGTGTGTCACATCTTGAGGAATCATCATAAAAACGACGCCTTTTTCGGGCCGCGTTTCATGATAAAGATCGCCGAGCTGGAGATGCACCCGCTCGATACACTAGACCGCTCGGCCATGCTGAGAAAGGAGGCAGGCGTGGGCTATTGCAACATCACCAAATGCTGTACCGAGGTCTGCCCCGAGCATATACATATTACCGATAATGCCATTATACCGCTTAAAGAAAGGGTCGCCGATAAATATTTTGACCCTATAAACTGGTTACTCCGGAAGCTAAGGAGTAACGGCAACTTATGA
- a CDS encoding succinate dehydrogenase flavoprotein subunit: MEKYETHVHDVIVIGAGGAGLRAAIEASAQGASVGLVCKSLLGKAHTVMAEGGIAAALANVDVKDNWQVHFRDTMKGGKMLNNWRMAQIHAQEAPDRVKELEMWGALFDRTNDGRIMQRAFGGHSWKRLCHVGDRTGLEMIRTLQEKGIHSGMDVYMECTITHLLKDGERIAGAFGYWRESGRFVVFKSKSVVLATGGIGKAYKITSNSWEYTGDGHALAYEAGAELIDMEFVQFHPTGMVWPPSVKGILVTEAVRGEGGILTNSKGERFMERYDPQKMELSTRDVVARSIYTEVKEGRGSPHGGAFLDISHKGPEYIKRKLPSMYHQFMEFADIDITKGPMEVGPTTHYMMGGVRVQAENGASTVPGLFAAGEVAGGMHGANRLGGNSLSDLLVFGRRAGLGAAQYANEINGDSLKINEDELEQAAREMLRPFENAHGENPYTVHSTLQDVMQNYFGVFRIDEGLKHGINELEKLKERASHLKIEGTRLYNPGWHLCRDLKSMLIISEAIAKSALQRQESRGAHSRVDYPNTDDYKWGKVNSVITKDGESMRIGVSPLPEMPEELKRIIAEDK, encoded by the coding sequence ATGGAGAAGTACGAGACACATGTGCACGATGTGATAGTTATAGGTGCAGGAGGCGCCGGGCTCAGGGCAGCGATCGAGGCTTCCGCCCAGGGGGCATCTGTAGGTTTGGTCTGTAAATCGCTTTTGGGAAAAGCACATACGGTAATGGCGGAGGGAGGAATTGCTGCAGCCCTTGCTAACGTCGATGTGAAGGACAACTGGCAGGTCCATTTTCGGGATACGATGAAGGGAGGCAAGATGCTCAACAACTGGCGTATGGCTCAAATCCATGCCCAGGAAGCTCCAGACCGGGTCAAGGAGCTAGAGATGTGGGGTGCTCTATTTGACCGCACTAACGACGGACGTATAATGCAGCGTGCCTTTGGTGGACATTCCTGGAAAAGGCTATGCCACGTCGGCGACCGCACCGGCCTGGAGATGATACGTACGCTCCAGGAAAAAGGCATACACTCCGGCATGGATGTATATATGGAATGTACGATTACCCATCTCCTCAAGGACGGGGAGCGCATCGCCGGGGCTTTTGGATACTGGAGGGAAAGCGGAAGATTCGTGGTTTTTAAGTCAAAATCAGTGGTTTTAGCAACAGGCGGAATCGGGAAAGCATATAAAATCACTTCCAATTCATGGGAGTATACGGGCGACGGCCATGCACTGGCCTATGAGGCAGGGGCGGAACTCATAGATATGGAATTTGTTCAATTCCACCCCACCGGCATGGTTTGGCCGCCAAGCGTGAAGGGAATACTGGTGACGGAAGCGGTTAGAGGGGAGGGAGGGATTCTCACAAACTCGAAGGGCGAGCGGTTCATGGAAAGATACGACCCCCAGAAAATGGAGCTATCTACCCGTGACGTCGTGGCCAGGTCCATTTACACCGAGGTGAAAGAGGGTCGAGGTTCTCCGCACGGCGGGGCGTTCCTCGATATATCTCATAAGGGTCCGGAATACATAAAGAGAAAACTACCTAGTATGTATCATCAGTTCATGGAGTTTGCCGATATAGATATAACCAAAGGCCCAATGGAGGTAGGACCTACTACCCATTACATGATGGGGGGTGTACGTGTCCAAGCAGAGAATGGGGCTAGCACGGTGCCCGGACTTTTTGCTGCCGGAGAGGTGGCAGGAGGAATGCACGGTGCCAATCGGTTGGGAGGGAATTCCCTCTCCGATCTCCTTGTATTCGGGAGACGGGCTGGATTGGGAGCCGCACAGTATGCCAATGAGATTAACGGGGACTCGCTCAAAATCAACGAGGACGAGTTGGAGCAGGCGGCTAGGGAGATGCTCAGGCCGTTCGAGAATGCCCACGGAGAGAACCCATACACCGTCCACAGCACATTACAGGATGTGATGCAGAACTATTTTGGTGTTTTTAGGATTGACGAGGGTCTCAAGCATGGTATTAACGAGCTGGAGAAGTTAAAGGAGCGGGCGTCACATCTGAAAATTGAGGGCACCCGGCTTTACAATCCGGGATGGCACCTGTGCCGGGACCTGAAGTCTATGCTCATCATATCGGAGGCGATTGCTAAAAGTGCGCTACAGCGCCAAGAGAGCAGGGGGGCTCACTCTCGTGTGGACTATCCAAATACGGACGACTATAAATGGGGCAAGGTTAATTCAGTCATTACTAAAGACGGTGAGTCCATGAGGATTGGGGTATCTCCGTTACCGGAGATGCCGGAAGAACTCAAAAGGATTATCGCGGAGGACAAATAA
- a CDS encoding succinate dehydrogenase: MANAATENALTMRRDTWWIEPLITVIVLGAFGIYATWRALAGNYYLAEPYLSPFYSPLITPDWWKFSPAILILWAPLGFRLTCYYYRKAYYRSFFWAPPACAVKPKAKEGSYAGETEFPFILQNIHRYFLYAATVVVLFLWYDAIKAFFFEDGFGIGIGSIVLLVNAFLLSMYSFSCHSFRHLVGGKMDVMSKCPSRHAIWKCVSKQNEHHMFWAWISLFVVAFADLYVMLVARGIINDVRLI, from the coding sequence ATGGCGAACGCAGCAACAGAAAATGCCCTAACCATGAGGAGGGACACCTGGTGGATTGAGCCGCTTATCACGGTCATTGTACTGGGGGCATTTGGTATATATGCAACTTGGCGGGCGCTGGCCGGGAATTACTATTTAGCCGAACCGTATTTGTCTCCCTTTTACTCTCCACTGATAACACCCGACTGGTGGAAGTTTTCTCCGGCTATATTGATACTCTGGGCTCCGCTTGGTTTCAGGCTTACATGCTATTATTACAGAAAGGCATATTATCGCTCTTTCTTCTGGGCCCCACCGGCATGCGCAGTGAAGCCGAAAGCAAAAGAGGGTAGCTATGCCGGGGAGACTGAGTTTCCGTTCATCCTCCAGAACATACACCGCTATTTCCTTTATGCTGCTACCGTCGTGGTCCTTTTTCTCTGGTACGATGCGATTAAGGCTTTCTTTTTCGAAGACGGTTTCGGCATCGGAATCGGCTCCATAGTCCTTCTGGTCAATGCATTCCTTCTATCGATGTACTCCTTTTCCTGTCATTCTTTTCGCCATCTCGTCGGCGGGAAGATGGACGTTATGTCTAAGTGCCCCAGCCGGCATGCGATCTGGAAGTGTGTCAGCAAGCAAAACGAACATCATATGTTCTGGGCTTGGATAAGTCTTTTCGTGGTAGCGTTCGCCGACCTTTATGTAATGCTCGTAGCCAGGGGAATAATTAATGACGTGAGGTTGATATGA
- a CDS encoding RNA polymerase factor sigma-32, with amino-acid sequence MREIAVRDSLTIFLKEVENYPVLSREEERALAVKYYEEKDYDSARRLVVSNLRFVVKIASEYVSYGFPLVDLIQEGAVGLMQAVKKFNPYKGYRLISYAVWWIRARIHNFIMRSWSLVKIGTTQAQRKLFQKLGRGKKQLKIDEGEELDGKNWSRLADLFGVKEDDVIGMEMRMASRDFSLDQASSEDQNITYLDSISDYRPNHEEVIESVQTKELMQKGLQDGLDHLSPRERYVIEKRYLTIPNIKLKDLGEELDISKERVRQIETQALKKLRGVIENHLNSDVQI; translated from the coding sequence ATGCGAGAGATTGCGGTAAGGGATTCTTTAACTATCTTTTTGAAGGAAGTGGAGAATTATCCGGTGCTTAGCCGTGAGGAGGAAAGGGCGCTGGCGGTGAAGTACTATGAAGAAAAGGACTATGATTCTGCAAGAAGGCTCGTGGTTTCGAACCTTAGATTTGTGGTCAAGATAGCTTCTGAATACGTATCTTATGGGTTCCCGTTAGTTGATTTGATTCAAGAGGGTGCAGTGGGATTGATGCAGGCGGTAAAGAAGTTCAATCCGTATAAAGGTTATAGACTGATATCATATGCAGTTTGGTGGATTAGGGCGAGGATACATAATTTTATCATGAGGTCGTGGAGCCTGGTAAAGATCGGCACTACTCAGGCACAAAGAAAACTCTTTCAGAAGCTCGGTAGGGGAAAGAAACAATTAAAAATAGATGAAGGAGAAGAGCTAGACGGTAAAAACTGGAGTAGACTGGCTGATTTGTTTGGGGTTAAAGAGGACGATGTGATAGGTATGGAAATGAGAATGGCATCGAGGGATTTTTCTCTCGATCAGGCATCTAGTGAAGATCAGAATATTACTTATCTCGATTCGATATCCGATTATCGACCTAACCATGAGGAGGTAATCGAATCAGTGCAAACAAAAGAACTGATGCAGAAAGGCCTTCAGGATGGCCTTGACCATCTGTCCCCTAGAGAACGGTATGTAATCGAGAAAAGATACCTGACTATACCAAACATCAAACTCAAAGACCTGGGCGAGGAGCTCGATATTTCCAAGGAAAGGGTGCGTCAGATCGAAACCCAGGCGCTAAAAAAGCTTCGCGGAGTTATCGAGAACCATCTGAATAGCGATGTACAAATATAA
- the dnaK gene encoding molecular chaperone DnaK produces the protein MASKKIIGIDLGTTNSVVAIVEGGEPKVLINEEGSRLTPSIVAFAKDGEILVGGPAKRQAVVNPENTVFSVKRLMGRRYDEAVDEAKRLPYKVVKAPNGDAWVEAMGKQYSPPQISAHVLMKLKKAAETYLGEEVTEAVITVPAYFNDSQRQATKDAGKIAGLNVRRIINEPTAAALAYGFDKKKEGTIAVYDLGGGTFDISILEVGDNVIEVKSTNGDTHLGGDDFDRRIMDYLIDEFKKESGIDLSRDKMALQRLREAAEKAKIELSTTLETEINLPFITADAAGPRHLIMKLTRSKFEQLIEDLILGTLEPCRQALKDAGLKANNIDEVIFVGGSTRIPLVNKVVTDFFGKEPHKGINPDEVVAVGAAIQGAVLGGEVRDVLLLDVTPLSLGIETLGGVMTTIIARNTTIPTKKSQVFTTAEDNQTSVEIHVLQGERPMARDNRTLARFILDGIPPSPRGIPQVEVTFDIDADGILHVSAKDLATQKEQKIRVEASSGLTKEQIDKMVREAEERAEEDKSRRELVENRNKLDDLIYRTEKSFKEFKDKLSESEKSELEDALEQGKKAVKGEDLSEIQRATDRITTASHKIAELMYKQAAGGGKEGAAEQTGDSGAQAGEARKKEGGDDVIDAEFTEK, from the coding sequence ATGGCTAGCAAAAAGATTATTGGAATAGACCTTGGAACTACAAATTCAGTTGTGGCAATAGTAGAAGGCGGAGAGCCGAAGGTGCTGATAAATGAGGAGGGTTCTAGACTCACACCTTCTATTGTAGCTTTTGCTAAGGACGGCGAGATATTGGTGGGGGGGCCGGCTAAGAGGCAAGCCGTGGTTAATCCCGAGAACACTGTATTCTCGGTCAAGAGACTGATGGGGAGAAGGTACGATGAGGCGGTAGATGAAGCGAAGCGTCTTCCCTATAAAGTGGTTAAAGCCCCGAACGGTGACGCCTGGGTAGAGGCGATGGGGAAGCAGTATTCCCCTCCACAGATTTCTGCTCATGTTTTGATGAAGCTCAAAAAAGCCGCAGAGACCTATCTGGGTGAAGAGGTAACCGAAGCGGTAATAACTGTACCCGCATACTTTAACGATAGCCAGAGACAAGCTACCAAGGATGCCGGTAAAATTGCCGGGTTGAATGTGAGGAGGATAATAAACGAGCCTACTGCGGCAGCCTTGGCATACGGGTTCGACAAGAAAAAAGAAGGGACCATAGCGGTTTACGACTTGGGAGGCGGAACATTTGATATCTCTATACTGGAGGTTGGAGATAACGTCATAGAAGTGAAATCTACAAATGGTGATACCCACCTTGGGGGAGACGATTTTGACAGAAGGATTATGGATTACTTGATCGATGAATTCAAGAAAGAATCTGGAATTGATTTAAGTCGAGATAAAATGGCATTGCAAAGGCTAAGGGAAGCGGCGGAGAAGGCTAAAATAGAGCTTTCCACGACCCTCGAGACCGAAATCAACCTTCCCTTTATCACCGCGGATGCCGCCGGTCCAAGACATCTCATCATGAAGCTGACCCGTTCTAAGTTCGAGCAACTTATCGAGGACCTAATACTGGGGACCTTGGAGCCTTGCCGACAAGCATTGAAGGACGCCGGTCTCAAGGCGAACAACATCGATGAGGTCATATTTGTGGGAGGCTCTACTAGGATACCGCTGGTAAACAAGGTGGTAACCGATTTCTTTGGTAAAGAGCCGCACAAAGGCATAAACCCGGATGAGGTCGTAGCGGTGGGGGCGGCCATACAGGGCGCCGTTCTCGGCGGTGAGGTGAGGGATGTGCTTCTCCTGGATGTTACACCGCTCTCGCTTGGGATCGAGACCCTAGGCGGTGTTATGACTACTATTATCGCAAGGAACACCACCATACCTACGAAAAAGAGCCAGGTTTTTACCACAGCCGAGGACAACCAGACCTCGGTCGAGATACACGTACTACAAGGAGAACGGCCCATGGCTCGTGATAATAGGACATTGGCTAGATTCATACTTGACGGTATTCCACCGTCACCGAGGGGAATACCCCAGGTAGAAGTCACCTTTGATATTGATGCCGACGGTATTCTCCACGTATCTGCAAAAGACTTGGCCACTCAAAAAGAACAGAAAATAAGGGTGGAAGCGTCAAGCGGTTTAACCAAGGAGCAGATCGACAAGATGGTGAGAGAAGCCGAAGAGCGAGCCGAGGAGGACAAGAGTAGGCGCGAACTGGTCGAGAATAGAAATAAGCTCGATGACTTGATCTACAGGACGGAAAAAAGCTTCAAGGAATTCAAGGATAAGCTCTCTGAGAGCGAGAAGAGCGAGCTCGAGGACGCGCTCGAGCAAGGAAAGAAAGCGGTCAAGGGAGAAGACTTGAGTGAAATCCAGAGGGCTACAGACAGGATCACGACTGCTTCGCACAAGATAGCGGAGTTAATGTACAAGCAGGCAGCTGGTGGCGGGAAAGAGGGTGCTGCCGAACAAACTGGCGACTCCGGGGCTCAGGCGGGCGAGGCACGTAAGAAAGAAGGCGGCGATGACGTGATTGACGCCGAGTTTACCGAGAAATAA
- the sucC gene encoding ADP-forming succinate--CoA ligase subunit beta has product MNIHEYQAKDLLSRYGVRVPTGKVAFNADEAEQIAKDLNCQKFVVKAQIHAGGRGKGGGVKLATTPSEVRQIASEMLGMRLVTQQTGPDGKIVGKVLVEEASQIEREMYLGMVIDRAQERIVIMASSEGGVEIEEIARTSPDKILKEYIDPATGLLPFNTRKIAYFLRLNGKVVNKATSFISSLYRAFVENDCSLAEMNPLVVTGEGEILALDAKLNFDDNALYRHPEVEKLRDPNEENPMELEAKKWGISYVKLDGNIGCLVNGAGLAMATMDIIKHHGGEPANFLDVGGGASAEQVTQAFKMILSDPHVKAVFVNIFGGIMKCDTIATGIITAAKEVGIGVPLVVRLEGTNVELGRKMLAESGLNIATGADMREAASKAVNAALGS; this is encoded by the coding sequence TTGAACATTCATGAATATCAGGCCAAAGACCTACTGTCACGATATGGCGTCAGGGTTCCTACGGGTAAGGTGGCTTTTAATGCGGATGAAGCGGAACAGATCGCAAAAGACCTTAATTGCCAAAAATTCGTGGTGAAAGCCCAGATCCATGCAGGCGGAAGGGGCAAGGGGGGAGGGGTCAAGCTGGCAACAACTCCTTCTGAAGTAAGGCAAATCGCGTCTGAAATGCTGGGCATGCGATTGGTTACGCAACAAACCGGACCAGATGGGAAGATCGTCGGCAAGGTGCTGGTAGAGGAAGCATCACAGATAGAAAGAGAGATGTACCTGGGTATGGTTATAGATAGGGCTCAGGAAAGAATAGTCATTATGGCCAGTTCTGAAGGCGGAGTAGAGATCGAAGAAATAGCCAGGACTAGCCCGGATAAGATATTAAAAGAATATATAGACCCGGCCACCGGACTACTCCCGTTCAACACCAGGAAGATCGCCTATTTTTTGAGACTAAACGGGAAGGTCGTGAATAAAGCGACGAGCTTTATCTCATCTTTATATAGGGCTTTTGTGGAAAACGATTGTTCATTAGCAGAAATGAACCCGCTCGTCGTAACCGGTGAGGGGGAAATACTTGCGCTTGATGCTAAACTTAACTTTGATGACAATGCCCTTTACCGTCATCCTGAGGTGGAAAAACTCCGTGACCCGAATGAAGAGAACCCGATGGAGCTTGAAGCAAAGAAATGGGGAATCAGTTACGTAAAGCTGGACGGAAACATTGGTTGCCTGGTGAATGGTGCGGGGTTGGCCATGGCTACGATGGATATCATCAAGCATCATGGAGGTGAGCCGGCCAACTTCTTGGATGTTGGCGGTGGGGCCAGCGCCGAGCAGGTAACTCAAGCTTTCAAGATGATACTCAGTGACCCGCACGTTAAGGCCGTTTTTGTGAATATATTCGGTGGCATCATGAAGTGCGATACCATAGCCACGGGGATTATTACGGCGGCCAAGGAGGTAGGAATAGGGGTTCCGCTAGTGGTGAGGTTAGAGGGGACCAACGTCGAGCTTGGAAGAAAAATGCTCGCCGAATCCGGTTTGAACATCGCCACCGGTGCGGATATGCGCGAGGCAGCCTCTAAGGCGGTCAATGCCGCTCTGGGAAGTTAA
- the fusA gene encoding elongation factor G yields MKEYDREHVRNVAIIAHHGAGKTSLCEAMLYLGGATEKLGKVDDGSSVLDYETEEKKRKMSINCHVAFTEWNDYLLNLVDTPGFANFLFETESGLRVVDGVIVIVSAITGVKGQTEKFWQMAADLGIPRLLFVNKLDRERANFENAIADIEKDLEITPVPITIPIGEEESFRGIVDLIEMKAYLYDDGGKYREDKIPNDLEKSGGLWRERLLESIAEMDDELLEKYLNGENIDKETIHKMVREGVLSSRVVPVVVGSAVKLMGVNILMDAIHRYLPSPLERPPVKGQSLKGEDIERQPKLEEPVSAITFKTISDPYAGKMSVLRLYSGMLKADSTLFNSTKNSRERIGQLFRIVGKKQFPLSPAYFGDIVAVNKLKDVQTGDTLCDEGNPIVIPPIPIPQAVMSYAIQPKARSDEDKLMASLNRIVEEDPAIQFRRDDETKEFLLSGTGQVHIEVTVDKLKNTYGVNVELKTPKVPYKETVKKSAKAEGKYIKQTGGRGQYGDAWLEIEPLPTGAGYEFVDRIVGGVIPKNYIPSVEKGVREAMKKGVLAGYPVVDLKVTLFDGKYHPVDSSDIAFQIAGSMGFKKAMEMAQPILLEPIMSMEVFTPEDCLGDVIGDINARRGKVSGVEPQAGGHLVKALVPMAEILSYAPELRSITSGRGMFSMEFSHYEEVPSHLSAKIVEESAKEKES; encoded by the coding sequence ATGAAAGAGTATGACCGAGAGCACGTGAGAAACGTGGCTATAATTGCGCATCACGGTGCCGGAAAGACCTCTCTTTGCGAGGCGATGCTCTATCTAGGGGGTGCTACTGAAAAGTTAGGAAAAGTCGATGACGGTTCTTCCGTTCTGGATTATGAGACTGAGGAAAAGAAGCGGAAAATGTCGATTAACTGCCACGTCGCTTTTACCGAGTGGAATGACTATCTCCTTAATTTGGTAGACACGCCCGGATTCGCCAATTTTCTATTCGAAACTGAAAGCGGACTCAGGGTGGTGGATGGAGTTATCGTAATAGTGAGCGCGATTACCGGGGTCAAGGGGCAGACGGAAAAGTTCTGGCAGATGGCAGCGGATTTGGGCATCCCCCGGTTACTCTTCGTCAATAAGCTCGATAGGGAAAGGGCAAATTTTGAGAACGCTATTGCTGATATTGAGAAGGACTTGGAGATAACCCCTGTGCCCATTACCATTCCCATAGGTGAAGAGGAGAGCTTCAGGGGCATAGTAGATTTGATAGAGATGAAGGCTTATCTCTACGACGATGGAGGAAAGTACAGAGAGGATAAAATACCAAACGACCTGGAAAAAAGCGGAGGCTTATGGAGAGAAAGGCTACTCGAGTCTATAGCAGAGATGGACGACGAATTACTCGAAAAATATCTTAACGGGGAGAACATCGATAAGGAAACCATTCATAAAATGGTAAGGGAAGGTGTGCTTAGCTCAAGGGTAGTTCCAGTCGTGGTTGGATCTGCGGTAAAGCTTATGGGAGTAAACATTCTCATGGACGCTATTCATCGCTATTTACCCTCGCCGCTGGAGAGACCTCCGGTCAAGGGGCAGAGCTTAAAGGGGGAAGACATAGAGAGGCAGCCAAAACTGGAGGAACCGGTTTCCGCCATTACCTTCAAGACTATATCCGACCCATATGCTGGGAAAATGAGTGTTCTTAGATTGTACTCAGGTATGCTTAAAGCCGATTCGACGCTTTTTAACTCCACCAAAAATTCACGCGAGAGAATAGGGCAGTTGTTCAGGATAGTAGGAAAAAAACAGTTTCCGCTAAGCCCGGCTTACTTTGGGGATATAGTTGCAGTCAACAAGCTTAAAGATGTACAAACCGGAGATACACTTTGCGATGAAGGAAACCCCATAGTTATTCCTCCTATACCTATTCCCCAAGCCGTTATGTCTTATGCTATACAGCCAAAAGCCCGGTCCGACGAGGATAAGCTGATGGCCTCGTTAAACAGGATAGTCGAAGAAGACCCCGCCATTCAATTCCGAAGGGACGATGAGACAAAGGAATTCCTCCTTTCCGGGACCGGACAGGTGCATATAGAGGTTACGGTAGATAAGCTTAAAAACACCTACGGAGTTAATGTCGAGCTAAAAACCCCTAAAGTCCCCTATAAAGAAACGGTAAAAAAATCGGCAAAGGCAGAGGGAAAATACATAAAGCAGACCGGAGGGAGGGGACAATATGGGGATGCATGGCTGGAAATCGAGCCCCTGCCCACCGGAGCAGGCTATGAATTCGTCGACCGGATTGTGGGTGGCGTAATTCCCAAAAACTATATTCCCTCCGTAGAAAAGGGTGTGAGGGAGGCTATGAAAAAGGGTGTCCTGGCCGGTTACCCGGTAGTGGATTTGAAAGTGACACTTTTTGACGGAAAGTATCATCCGGTGGATTCGTCGGATATCGCCTTTCAAATCGCCGGCTCGATGGGATTCAAGAAGGCTATGGAAATGGCTCAACCAATTCTTCTAGAGCCGATCATGAGTATGGAGGTATTTACCCCGGAGGATTGTTTAGGAGACGTCATAGGCGACATTAATGCCAGAAGGGGGAAGGTATCCGGTGTCGAGCCTCAGGCCGGCGGGCACTTAGTAAAAGCCTTAGTTCCCATGGCTGAAATCCTTTCCTATGCACCGGAGCTACGCTCTATCACCAGCGGTAGAGGCATGTTCAGTATGGAGTTCTCTCACTATGAGGAGGTACCTAGCCATCTATCTGCCAAAATCGTGGAAGAATCAGCAAAAGAAAAAGAGTCTTAG
- the mdh gene encoding malate dehydrogenase yields MSRPKISVIGAGNVGASAALKLAEMELGDIVLVDIVEGMPQGKALDLMQQGPISGYDLNIVGTNSYDQTEGSDVVVITSGIPRKPGMSRDDLLSTNTKIVKQVTAEVAKRSPKSVLILVTNPLDAMTYVAYKVSGFPKERVMGMAGVLDSARFRTFIAMELGVSVENIHAFVLGGHGDDMVPLARYTTVSGVPITELIAKERLDAIIQRTRDGGAEIVKLLRTGSAFYAPAASAVEMVEAILKDKKKILPCCVLTSGEYGIKDTFVGLPVKLGRNGVEKILEIKLTDEEAKALHLSASHVKELCDRIHELGEL; encoded by the coding sequence ATGAGCAGACCGAAGATTTCAGTGATTGGAGCAGGGAATGTAGGGGCTTCTGCCGCCCTAAAATTGGCGGAGATGGAGCTAGGAGACATAGTGCTGGTGGATATAGTCGAGGGAATGCCCCAGGGGAAGGCACTCGACCTCATGCAGCAGGGGCCTATCTCCGGCTACGACCTTAATATTGTTGGGACCAATAGCTATGACCAAACCGAGGGTTCGGATGTTGTGGTAATAACATCTGGAATACCCAGAAAGCCCGGGATGAGCCGGGATGATCTCCTTTCCACTAATACCAAGATAGTGAAACAGGTTACGGCTGAGGTTGCTAAAAGGTCTCCCAAATCGGTTCTGATCCTGGTGACCAACCCGCTCGATGCTATGACCTACGTTGCATACAAAGTAAGCGGGTTCCCAAAAGAGAGGGTCATGGGGATGGCCGGGGTGTTAGACTCAGCCCGGTTCAGGACATTCATCGCCATGGAGTTAGGTGTTTCGGTAGAAAACATACACGCCTTTGTGCTTGGCGGGCACGGGGACGATATGGTTCCTCTGGCTAGGTACACTACAGTGTCCGGCGTCCCGATCACCGAGCTTATAGCTAAAGAGAGGCTTGATGCGATAATCCAGAGGACCCGCGACGGTGGTGCAGAGATTGTCAAGCTCTTGAGGACCGGGAGTGCGTTCTACGCCCCGGCGGCATCGGCCGTAGAGATGGTTGAGGCAATACTCAAGGACAAGAAGAAAATACTGCCCTGCTGCGTGCTGACGAGCGGCGAATACGGAATTAAAGACACCTTCGTCGGTCTTCCGGTAAAACTGGGAAGAAACGGGGTCGAAAAAATCCTTGAAATTAAGCTCACGGATGAAGAGGCTAAAGCTCTTCACCTTTCCGCTAGCCATGTAAAAGAGCTTTGCGATAGGATACATGAGCTGGGGGAGCTTTAA